Proteins encoded within one genomic window of Bradyrhizobium manausense:
- a CDS encoding serine hydrolase domain-containing protein — translation MILRFGLRALVCGALVSLGTVSLARAEGTYEIPAGAHFNPDKLAKVSEFFKNEVATGKIAGATVLIKQHGKPVYHEAFGVQDVVSKAPITDKTIFRLFSMSKAITSVVAMKMIEDGKFKLDDPVSKYIPSFANVKVGVEKKADDGTKSLELVPPNRPMTVKDLMTHTSGVTYGFYGDSLVRKAYRAAKIYDGDFDLAEFAERIAKLPLHNQPGALWQYGHSTDILARVMEVSAGKPLLDIEQDLLLGPLGMVDTGFLVTDPEKQKLLAQPVPNDSDFRVGRINDPTVAKKIQFASGGMVTTMADYERFAQMLLNGGSLDGKTILKPETFKQLTTDQIGPGSGVDRDYFYFPGDGFGFGLGLAVRTDPGNAKPPPPGDLGELKWDGASGCYFVIDRKQDMFFVLLEQTPTERQRIQRTLKQLVYEAMEN, via the coding sequence ATGATTTTACGTTTTGGACTACGTGCGCTGGTCTGCGGTGCGCTTGTGTCGCTCGGTACGGTGTCGCTTGCGCGCGCTGAGGGCACCTACGAGATTCCGGCCGGCGCGCATTTCAATCCGGACAAGCTCGCCAAGGTGAGCGAGTTCTTCAAGAACGAGGTCGCGACCGGCAAGATTGCCGGTGCGACCGTGCTGATCAAGCAGCACGGCAAGCCGGTCTATCACGAGGCTTTCGGCGTGCAGGACGTGGTCAGCAAGGCGCCGATCACCGACAAGACGATCTTCCGGCTGTTCTCGATGAGCAAGGCGATCACCTCGGTGGTCGCGATGAAGATGATCGAGGACGGCAAGTTCAAGCTCGACGATCCCGTCTCCAAATACATCCCGTCCTTCGCCAATGTGAAGGTCGGCGTCGAGAAGAAGGCCGATGACGGCACCAAATCGCTGGAGCTGGTGCCGCCGAACCGGCCGATGACGGTGAAGGATCTGATGACGCACACATCGGGCGTCACTTATGGTTTCTACGGCGACAGTCTGGTCCGCAAGGCCTATCGCGCCGCCAAGATCTATGACGGCGATTTCGACCTCGCCGAGTTCGCCGAGCGCATCGCCAAACTGCCGCTGCACAATCAGCCGGGCGCGCTGTGGCAATACGGTCATTCCACCGACATTCTGGCGCGCGTGATGGAAGTCTCCGCCGGTAAACCGCTGCTCGATATCGAGCAGGACCTGCTGCTCGGGCCGCTCGGCATGGTCGACACCGGCTTCCTCGTCACCGACCCCGAAAAGCAGAAACTGCTGGCGCAGCCGGTGCCGAACGACAGCGATTTCCGGGTCGGCCGCATCAACGATCCGACGGTCGCCAAGAAGATCCAGTTCGCCAGCGGCGGCATGGTGACGACCATGGCCGACTATGAACGCTTTGCGCAGATGCTGCTCAACGGCGGCAGCCTCGACGGCAAGACCATCCTCAAGCCCGAGACATTCAAGCAGCTGACGACCGATCAGATCGGCCCGGGCTCCGGCGTCGATCGCGACTATTTCTATTTCCCTGGCGACGGCTTCGGCTTCGGCCTTGGCCTTGCCGTCCGTACCGATCCCGGCAACGCAAAGCCGCCGCCGCCCGGCGATCTCGGGGAATTGAAGTGGGACGGCGCCTCCGGCTGCTATTTCGTGATCGACCGCAAGCAGGACATGTTCTTCGTGCTGCTGGAACAGACCCCGACAGAGCGCCAGCGCATCCAACGGACATTGAAGCAACTGGTCTATGAAGCCATGGAAAACTGA
- a CDS encoding O-acetyl-ADP-ribose deacetylase, whose protein sequence is MTVLTRRIGDVQLDVIVADITTLSVDAIVNAANTSLLGGGGVDGAIHRAAGPELLAECRMLGGCRTGDAKITKGYRLPARHVIHAVGPVWYGGDRGEAEALNSCYRRALEISQANGLTSLAFSAISTGVYRFPADRAAKIAVHATIDTLPTAPSVTRVIFCCFSEASAVLHTDVLARYGSPCA, encoded by the coding sequence GTGACGGTGCTGACGCGCCGGATCGGCGACGTCCAGCTCGATGTCATCGTTGCCGACATCACCACGCTGAGCGTTGACGCCATCGTCAACGCGGCCAACACGTCGCTCCTTGGCGGGGGCGGCGTCGATGGTGCGATCCATCGGGCGGCGGGGCCTGAGCTGCTGGCTGAATGCCGGATGCTCGGTGGATGTCGGACCGGTGATGCCAAGATCACGAAGGGCTATCGCCTGCCGGCACGGCATGTGATCCACGCGGTCGGCCCCGTCTGGTATGGCGGGGACCGCGGGGAGGCCGAGGCGCTCAATTCCTGTTATCGCCGGGCGCTCGAGATCTCGCAGGCCAATGGGCTGACCTCGCTGGCATTCTCCGCAATCTCCACCGGCGTGTATCGCTTTCCTGCCGACCGGGCCGCGAAGATTGCGGTCCACGCGACGATCGACACCCTGCCGACGGCCCCCTCGGTCACTCGCGTCATATTCTGCTGTTTCTCGGAGGCAAGCGCGGTCCTCCACACGGACGTTTTGGCACGTTACGGCAGCCCTTGTGCCTGA
- the grxD gene encoding Grx4 family monothiol glutaredoxin, whose amino-acid sequence MSIAEFIDNEVKSNDVVLFMKGTPQFPQCGFSGQVVQILDHIGVGYKGLNVLESAELRNGIKEFSNWPTIPQLYVKGEFVGGCDIVREMFQAGELQQLFSEKGVVVAA is encoded by the coding sequence ATGAGCATCGCGGAATTCATCGACAACGAAGTGAAGTCGAACGACGTGGTTCTGTTCATGAAGGGTACGCCGCAATTTCCGCAGTGCGGTTTCTCCGGCCAGGTCGTCCAGATCCTCGACCATATCGGCGTCGGCTATAAGGGCCTTAACGTTCTGGAATCCGCCGAACTGCGCAACGGCATCAAGGAATTCTCGAACTGGCCGACCATCCCCCAGCTCTACGTGAAGGGCGAGTTCGTTGGCGGCTGCGACATCGTCCGTGAGATGTTCCAGGCCGGCGAACTGCAGCAGCTCTTCTCCGAGAAGGGCGTCGTCGTCGCGGCCTGA
- the egtB gene encoding ergothioneine biosynthesis protein EgtB: MEPDIANNVLLSCLEKNVTKQASATAAPPLSSQSATPDGLAQGLETAFLAVRNETERRAAPLSPEDQQIQSMPDASPAKWHRAHTTWFWEQFLLGEHAPGYRPFHSDFAFLFNSYYVSAGPRHARNHRGDITRPSANDVGAYRRHVDAAVTKFFREAGEDKLREVAPLVEVGLNHEQQHQELMYTDILHAFAQNPVYPAYDKDWRFPAATRTGDDWLMLNEGIHTVGHADDTFHFDNEKPAHRALVGPVKVARNLVSNGEWLAFMRDGGYAKATLWLMDGFAAASKEDWQAPGHWREVDGGWQVMTLAGLKPVDPDAPVCHISYYEADAFARWAGKHLPTEMEWEVAARAGQLNDAFGIVWQWTRSSYSPYPGYRAVEGALGEYNGKFMVNQLVLRGSSLATPDGHSRVTYRNFFYPHHRWQFTGLRLADYV, translated from the coding sequence TTGGAACCTGATATCGCCAACAACGTTCTCTTGTCCTGTCTGGAGAAAAACGTGACGAAACAAGCCTCCGCTACGGCCGCCCCGCCGCTTTCGTCACAATCGGCCACTCCGGATGGCCTCGCACAGGGGCTGGAGACCGCATTTCTCGCCGTCCGCAACGAGACCGAACGTCGGGCCGCACCACTCTCGCCCGAGGACCAGCAGATCCAGTCCATGCCGGATGCGAGCCCGGCGAAATGGCACCGGGCCCACACCACCTGGTTCTGGGAGCAATTTCTGCTCGGCGAACATGCCCCTGGCTACCGGCCCTTCCACTCCGATTTCGCTTTCCTGTTCAATTCCTATTACGTCAGCGCCGGCCCCCGTCATGCCCGCAATCATCGCGGCGACATCACCCGGCCCAGCGCCAACGACGTCGGCGCCTACCGTCGCCATGTCGATGCGGCGGTCACCAAATTCTTCCGCGAGGCTGGCGAGGACAAGCTGCGCGAGGTGGCGCCACTGGTCGAGGTCGGGCTCAATCACGAGCAGCAGCATCAGGAATTGATGTACACCGACATCCTGCACGCCTTCGCGCAGAACCCGGTCTATCCGGCTTACGACAAGGACTGGCGCTTTCCGGCCGCGACACGCACTGGCGACGACTGGCTGATGCTCAACGAAGGCATCCACACTGTCGGCCATGCCGATGACACCTTTCATTTCGACAACGAGAAGCCCGCGCACCGCGCGCTCGTCGGCCCCGTCAAGGTCGCGCGCAATCTCGTCAGCAATGGCGAATGGCTCGCCTTCATGCGCGACGGCGGCTACGCAAAGGCAACGCTGTGGCTGATGGACGGCTTCGCCGCGGCCTCCAAGGAAGATTGGCAGGCCCCGGGCCATTGGCGCGAGGTCGATGGCGGATGGCAGGTGATGACGCTTGCCGGCCTCAAGCCGGTCGATCCGGACGCGCCTGTCTGTCACATCAGCTATTACGAAGCCGACGCGTTCGCGCGCTGGGCGGGAAAACATCTGCCCACCGAGATGGAATGGGAGGTCGCGGCACGCGCCGGTCAACTCAACGACGCCTTCGGCATCGTCTGGCAGTGGACGCGTTCTTCATATTCGCCCTACCCCGGCTACCGTGCCGTCGAAGGCGCGCTCGGCGAGTACAACGGCAAGTTCATGGTCAACCAGCTGGTGCTGCGCGGCTCGTCGCTGGCAACGCCGGATGGTCACAGCCGCGTCACTTATCGCAACTTCTTCTATCCGCACCACCGTTGGCAGTTCACGGGACTGCGGCTCGCCGACTACGTCTAG
- the egtD gene encoding L-histidine N(alpha)-methyltransferase, protein MNVHASALAEAHLPDEQTTAFAREAIEDLSQQPKKLSPKYFYDATGSELFEAITRLPEYYPTRTELAILRERGSEIAKIIPENAALVEFGAGATTKVRLLLNQSKFAAYVPVDISGDFLQAQANGLKRDFPSLGIYPVAADFTTPFELPKAVASMPKVGFFPGSTIGNFEPHEAQAFLKSARKILGKGAQMIIGADLEKEERVLHAAYNDAAGVTARFNLNVLVRINRELGGNFDLSAFTHGAIYNHDRHRIEMHLISRKSQTVRLLGTSFSFRPGESIHTENSYKYSLERFAALAQGAGWRVRESWTDAARMFSVHALEAAE, encoded by the coding sequence ATGAATGTGCACGCCAGCGCTTTGGCCGAAGCTCATCTCCCCGACGAGCAGACGACCGCGTTCGCTCGTGAGGCCATCGAGGACCTCTCGCAGCAGCCGAAGAAACTGTCGCCGAAATATTTCTATGATGCGACCGGGTCGGAGCTGTTCGAGGCGATTACGCGCCTGCCTGAATACTATCCGACGCGCACCGAGCTTGCGATCCTCAGGGAGCGCGGCAGCGAGATCGCAAAGATCATTCCCGAAAATGCGGCGCTGGTCGAGTTCGGCGCCGGTGCGACCACGAAGGTCCGCCTGCTGCTCAACCAGTCGAAATTCGCGGCCTACGTCCCCGTCGATATCTCCGGCGATTTCCTGCAGGCGCAGGCCAACGGGCTGAAGAGGGATTTCCCTTCGCTCGGCATCTATCCGGTCGCGGCCGATTTCACCACACCGTTCGAACTCCCCAAGGCAGTCGCGTCGATGCCCAAGGTCGGGTTCTTCCCCGGATCGACCATCGGCAATTTCGAACCGCACGAGGCACAGGCGTTCCTGAAGAGCGCGCGCAAGATCCTGGGCAAGGGCGCGCAGATGATCATCGGCGCCGACCTTGAGAAAGAGGAGCGCGTGCTCCACGCCGCCTATAACGATGCGGCCGGCGTCACTGCGCGCTTCAACCTCAATGTGCTGGTCCGGATCAACCGGGAGCTCGGCGGCAATTTCGACCTCTCCGCCTTCACCCATGGCGCGATCTACAATCACGACCGACACCGCATCGAGATGCATCTGATCAGCCGGAAGAGCCAGACCGTGCGGCTGCTCGGGACCAGCTTCTCGTTCCGGCCGGGCGAGAGCATCCACACCGAGAACAGCTACAAATACAGCCTCGAGCGTTTTGCTGCGCTGGCGCAAGGCGCCGGCTGGCGGGTGCGCGAGAGCTGGACGGATGCGGCCAGGATGTTCTCGGTGCATGCGCTGGAGGCGGCGGAGTAA
- a CDS encoding low temperature requirement protein A has translation MAADNPRGAMFRVIVPNQPSRVTNAELFFDLVFVFAVTQISHTLLHHFTPLGAVEVTLLFLAVWWVWVYTAWVTNWLNPELTPVRILIFLMMLGGLVLSTTIPAAFDGRGLWFAIAYATMQVGRTAFWLFATPRHRTAVRHNAIRILIWLCGSAVFWILGGLAHGEERLWFWIVALTIEYVSPAVRFWVPKLGFSSVEAWAVEGGHMAERCAGFIIIALGEAVVVNGATFAELDWTADNILAFVAALVGSIAMWWVYFHKGAEAGSERISQSAESGRLARLAYTYLHMPIVAGIILTAVSDELVLKHPTGHSDVRTIISTIGGPLVFLVGTILFKHSIRGFLQLSHGVGIILLLALCWFAADLSPLWLSVATSVIMIVVAVWESVSLGSKPEETEER, from the coding sequence ATGGCTGCGGACAATCCGCGCGGCGCGATGTTTCGCGTGATCGTGCCGAACCAGCCCAGCCGCGTCACTAACGCCGAGCTGTTCTTCGACCTCGTCTTCGTCTTCGCCGTCACCCAGATCTCGCACACGCTGCTGCACCACTTCACGCCACTCGGCGCGGTCGAGGTCACGCTGCTGTTTTTGGCGGTATGGTGGGTGTGGGTCTACACCGCCTGGGTCACCAACTGGCTCAACCCCGAGCTGACGCCGGTCCGCATCCTGATCTTCCTGATGATGCTCGGCGGCCTCGTGCTATCGACGACGATCCCGGCCGCGTTCGACGGCCGTGGCCTCTGGTTTGCGATCGCTTACGCAACGATGCAGGTCGGACGCACCGCATTCTGGCTGTTTGCGACCCCACGCCATCGCACCGCCGTGCGGCACAACGCGATCCGCATCCTGATCTGGCTCTGCGGCTCGGCCGTGTTCTGGATCCTCGGCGGCCTCGCCCATGGCGAGGAGCGGCTGTGGTTCTGGATCGTTGCGCTCACGATCGAATACGTCTCACCCGCGGTGCGCTTCTGGGTGCCGAAGCTGGGTTTCTCGTCGGTCGAAGCCTGGGCCGTCGAGGGCGGCCACATGGCCGAGCGCTGTGCGGGTTTCATCATCATCGCGCTCGGTGAAGCCGTCGTCGTCAACGGTGCGACCTTCGCCGAGCTGGACTGGACCGCGGACAACATCCTGGCCTTCGTTGCGGCGCTGGTGGGCAGCATTGCGATGTGGTGGGTCTATTTCCACAAGGGTGCCGAGGCCGGCTCCGAGCGGATCTCGCAATCAGCCGAATCCGGGCGGCTGGCGCGGCTCGCCTACACTTATCTGCACATGCCGATCGTCGCCGGCATCATCCTGACTGCGGTCTCGGACGAGCTTGTGCTGAAGCATCCGACCGGACATTCCGACGTCCGCACCATCATCAGCACCATCGGTGGTCCGCTGGTGTTTCTGGTCGGCACGATCCTGTTCAAGCACTCGATTCGCGGTTTCCTCCAGCTCTCCCACGGCGTCGGCATCATTCTGCTGCTGGCGCTCTGTTGGTTCGCCGCCGATCTCTCGCCCTTATGGCTGTCGGTCGCGACGAGCGTGATCATGATCGTCGTCGCCGTGTGGGAATCGGTGTCGCTCGGATCGAAGCCGGAAGAGACCGAGGAACGTTGA
- a CDS encoding BolA family protein → MPMDAHDIEAMIKAAIPDAEVTIRDLAGDGDHYAATVISESFRGKSRVQQHQIVYRSLQGQMGGVLHALALQTGVPGT, encoded by the coding sequence ATGCCCATGGACGCCCACGATATCGAGGCGATGATCAAGGCAGCGATCCCCGATGCCGAGGTGACCATCCGTGACCTCGCCGGTGATGGCGACCACTATGCCGCGACCGTGATCTCGGAATCCTTCCGCGGCAAGTCCCGCGTCCAGCAGCACCAGATCGTCTATCGGTCCCTGCAGGGCCAGATGGGCGGCGTGTTGCATGCGCTGGCGCTGCAAACCGGCGTACCCGGCACCTGA
- a CDS encoding DUF427 domain-containing protein, translating to MKLPGPDHPITITQNPRRIRVTAGDIVIAESTRALSLKEAKYPAVQYLPREDANMALLERTERTTHCPYKGDASYYSIKADGRTLDNAIWTYETPFPAMTEIAGHLAFYPDKVKIEEVG from the coding sequence ATGAAGCTTCCAGGCCCCGACCACCCCATCACCATCACCCAGAACCCCCGGCGCATCCGCGTGACGGCAGGTGATATCGTGATTGCCGAGAGCACCAGGGCTCTATCGCTGAAAGAGGCCAAATATCCGGCGGTGCAATATCTGCCGCGGGAGGATGCCAATATGGCGCTGCTGGAGCGCACCGAGCGCACGACCCACTGCCCCTACAAAGGCGACGCCAGCTATTACAGCATCAAGGCCGACGGCAGGACGCTCGACAACGCCATCTGGACCTACGAGACGCCCTTCCCCGCGATGACCGAGATCGCTGGTCACCTCGCATTCTATCCTGACAAGGTGAAGATCGAGGAAGTGGGGTAG
- a CDS encoding DUF1328 domain-containing protein, whose product MTILKWALIFLLVSIVAGVLGFTGISAASADIARFLFYIFVVIFLILLILGLTIFRA is encoded by the coding sequence ATGACGATCTTGAAATGGGCGCTGATCTTCCTGCTGGTCTCGATCGTGGCTGGCGTGCTTGGCTTCACCGGCATCTCGGCCGCTTCCGCCGACATCGCCCGCTTCCTGTTCTACATCTTCGTCGTGATCTTCCTGATACTGCTGATCCTCGGGCTCACGATCTTCAGGGCGTAG
- a CDS encoding acyltransferase family protein: MTTMSHSATMGAETHAEPKAKTRNLSLDRARTFLTLVVLLHHAVIPYTYFGHTDPKSFFGFDMVVLATDSFFMAMFFFLSGLFAWSGIARKGPASYLADRVRRLGIPFVICAFTVIPLAYYAISLRLNPEIGFSQFWWTTITKGPWPSGPIWFLWVLFAFDLIACLLYRLSPNLLDPINRLSLHGRRRPAEFFAVMLAVSAAFYVPGLMYFGPSNWFEFGPFSVQHGRVMLYATYFFFGAGIGVANMDRGLLSAEGRMAKVSWEWLVLAIVPYCLLWGLIFIKREILGNPSPLPNWYEGIYAVFVTIFSVAIMFLILAFFQRFRQSGSAKLLDPMQSAAFGMFLVHYPITLWLQYWLFDYNLPAIAKAFTVFVLTVIFSWAVTAALRTIPGATRIL, translated from the coding sequence ATGACAACGATGTCACATTCTGCGACGATGGGCGCAGAGACGCATGCCGAGCCGAAGGCCAAGACGCGCAATTTGTCGCTGGACCGCGCCCGCACCTTCCTGACGCTGGTGGTGCTGTTGCATCACGCCGTCATCCCCTACACCTATTTCGGTCACACCGATCCGAAGTCCTTCTTCGGCTTCGACATGGTCGTGCTCGCCACCGACAGCTTCTTCATGGCGATGTTCTTCTTCCTGTCGGGCTTGTTTGCGTGGTCGGGAATTGCACGCAAAGGGCCGGCGAGCTATTTGGCAGACCGCGTCCGGCGGCTCGGCATCCCGTTCGTGATCTGCGCATTCACGGTCATACCGCTCGCGTATTACGCCATCTCGCTGCGGCTCAATCCCGAGATCGGATTTTCACAGTTCTGGTGGACCACGATCACGAAAGGCCCGTGGCCATCAGGCCCGATCTGGTTCCTCTGGGTCTTGTTCGCGTTCGACTTGATCGCATGCCTCCTGTACCGGCTGTCGCCCAACCTGCTCGACCCGATCAACCGCCTCTCGCTGCACGGGCGGCGCCGACCCGCGGAGTTCTTCGCGGTCATGCTGGCCGTGAGCGCTGCATTCTATGTGCCCGGGCTGATGTATTTCGGACCGAGCAACTGGTTCGAGTTCGGCCCGTTTTCGGTCCAGCACGGGCGCGTGATGCTGTATGCGACCTACTTCTTCTTCGGCGCTGGCATCGGCGTCGCAAACATGGATCGCGGATTGCTCTCGGCTGAGGGCAGAATGGCGAAGGTGAGCTGGGAGTGGCTGGTCCTGGCAATCGTTCCGTATTGCCTGCTTTGGGGGCTGATCTTCATCAAGCGAGAGATCCTGGGGAATCCGTCGCCGCTGCCGAACTGGTATGAAGGAATCTACGCTGTCTTCGTGACCATCTTCAGCGTGGCCATCATGTTCCTGATCCTGGCCTTCTTCCAGCGGTTCAGGCAATCAGGCTCAGCCAAGCTGCTCGATCCGATGCAGTCCGCCGCCTTCGGCATGTTCCTGGTGCACTATCCGATCACGTTGTGGCTGCAATACTGGCTATTCGACTACAATTTGCCTGCCATCGCGAAGGCTTTCACCGTGTTCGTGCTGACGGTGATTTTCAGCTGGGCCGTGACCGCTGCCTTGCGGACGATTCCCGGCGCGACGCGGATATTGTAG
- the purL gene encoding phosphoribosylformylglycinamidine synthase subunit PurL, with the protein MKNEPKITPELVAAHGLKPDEYERILKLIGREPTFTELGIFSAMWNEHCSYKSSRIHLKGLPTKAPWVIQGPGENAGVIDIGDGQAVVFKMESHNHPSYIEPYQGATTGVGGILRDVFTMGARPIACLNALSFGAPEHARTRHLVSGVVAGVGGYGNSFGVPTVGGQVRFHTRYDGNILVNAMAVGLADADKIFYAAASGVNMPIVYLGSKTGRDGIHGASMASAEFDDKSEEKRPTVQVGDPFAEKLLLEACLEIMEADCVIAIQDMGAAGLTCSAVEMGAKGDLGVDLDLDAVPTREIGMSAYEMMLSESQERMLMVLKPEKEKEAEAIFRKWGLDFAVVGYTTPSKRFVVKHGGDVMADLPIKELGDEAPLYDRPHVPSAALPIVHAREVPAPMALGAALEKVIGTPDMCSKRWVWEQYDHVILGNTMQRPGGDAAVVRVQDGPKGLALTVDVTPRYCEADPYQGGMQAVAEAWRNITAVGGKPLAITDNLNFGNPERPEIMGQFVGCLKGISEACRTLDFPVVSGNVSLYNETNGRAILPTPSIGGVGLLDDFTKSASLAFKAEGEAILLVGETHGWLGQSVYLRDICGREEGAPPPVDLAAEKRNGDCVRGMIHAGTATAVHDLSDGGLLVALAEMAMASGIGAKLLAAPTSLVSQAYWFGEDQARYLVTVPETEAGRVLAKMRGCEVPCVRIGTTGGDAIAIAGEVPVTIESLRTSHERWLPDYMGGKAA; encoded by the coding sequence ATGAAGAACGAACCCAAGATCACCCCCGAACTGGTTGCCGCCCACGGGCTCAAGCCCGACGAATACGAGCGCATCCTGAAGCTGATCGGACGGGAGCCGACTTTCACCGAGCTCGGCATCTTCTCGGCGATGTGGAACGAGCACTGCTCGTACAAATCCTCGCGCATCCATCTCAAGGGCCTGCCGACCAAGGCGCCCTGGGTGATCCAGGGCCCGGGCGAGAATGCCGGCGTGATCGACATCGGCGACGGCCAGGCCGTGGTCTTCAAGATGGAGAGCCACAACCACCCGAGCTACATCGAGCCCTATCAGGGCGCGACCACCGGCGTCGGCGGCATTCTGCGCGACGTCTTCACGATGGGCGCGCGCCCGATCGCCTGCCTCAATGCGCTGAGCTTCGGTGCGCCCGAGCATGCCAGGACACGGCATCTCGTCTCCGGCGTGGTTGCCGGCGTCGGCGGCTATGGCAATTCGTTCGGCGTGCCGACCGTCGGCGGCCAGGTGCGCTTCCACACCCGCTATGACGGCAACATCCTCGTCAACGCGATGGCCGTCGGTCTCGCCGATGCCGACAAGATTTTCTATGCGGCGGCCTCCGGCGTGAACATGCCGATCGTCTATCTCGGCTCAAAGACCGGCCGCGACGGCATCCACGGTGCCTCGATGGCGTCGGCCGAGTTCGACGACAAGTCCGAGGAGAAGCGCCCAACCGTGCAGGTCGGCGATCCCTTTGCCGAGAAGCTGCTGCTCGAGGCCTGCCTCGAGATCATGGAAGCCGATTGCGTCATCGCGATCCAGGACATGGGCGCGGCGGGGCTCACCTGCTCGGCGGTCGAGATGGGCGCAAAGGGCGATCTCGGCGTGGACCTCGATCTCGATGCGGTGCCGACCCGCGAGATCGGCATGAGCGCCTACGAGATGATGCTCTCGGAAAGCCAGGAGCGCATGCTCATGGTGCTCAAGCCCGAGAAGGAAAAGGAAGCCGAGGCGATCTTCAGGAAGTGGGGCCTCGACTTCGCCGTCGTCGGCTACACGACGCCGAGCAAGCGCTTCGTGGTCAAGCATGGCGGCGACGTCATGGCCGATCTGCCGATCAAGGAGCTCGGTGACGAGGCGCCGCTCTATGACCGTCCGCATGTCCCGTCCGCTGCGCTGCCGATCGTGCACGCGCGCGAGGTACCGGCGCCGATGGCGCTCGGTGCGGCGCTGGAGAAGGTGATCGGGACGCCCGACATGTGCAGCAAGCGCTGGGTCTGGGAGCAGTACGACCACGTCATTCTCGGCAACACCATGCAGCGTCCCGGTGGCGATGCCGCCGTCGTCCGCGTGCAGGACGGACCGAAGGGCCTCGCGCTGACCGTCGACGTCACGCCGCGCTATTGCGAGGCCGATCCGTATCAGGGCGGCATGCAAGCGGTCGCGGAAGCCTGGCGCAACATCACCGCCGTTGGCGGCAAGCCGCTCGCAATCACCGACAATCTCAACTTCGGCAACCCCGAGCGGCCCGAAATCATGGGCCAGTTCGTCGGCTGCCTGAAGGGCATTTCGGAAGCCTGCCGCACGCTCGACTTCCCGGTCGTGTCAGGCAACGTCTCGCTCTACAACGAGACCAACGGCCGCGCGATCCTGCCGACACCGTCGATTGGCGGCGTCGGTCTGCTCGACGATTTCACCAAATCAGCCTCGCTCGCCTTCAAGGCCGAGGGCGAAGCGATCCTCCTGGTCGGTGAGACCCATGGCTGGCTTGGCCAGTCCGTCTACCTGCGCGACATCTGCGGTCGCGAGGAGGGCGCGCCGCCGCCGGTCGATCTCGCCGCCGAAAAGCGCAACGGTGATTGCGTGCGCGGCATGATCCATGCGGGCACCGCGACCGCCGTGCATGACCTCTCCGATGGTGGCCTGCTGGTCGCGCTCGCCGAAATGGCGATGGCGAGCGGCATCGGCGCAAAGCTGCTGGCGGCGCCTACCTCGCTGGTCTCGCAGGCCTATTGGTTCGGCGAGGATCAGGCGCGCTATCTCGTCACCGTGCCGGAAACGGAAGCCGGCCGCGTGCTCGCCAAGATGCGCGGCTGCGAGGTGCCCTGCGTGCGGATCGGCACCACCGGTGGCGACGCCATCGCGATCGCAGGCGAGGTGCCTGTCACGATCGAGAGCCTGCGGACTTCTCACGAGCGCTGGCTGCCGGACTACATGGGCGGGAAGGCGGCGTAA
- a CDS encoding PaaI family thioesterase, protein MHELTKVPSTRRPDLHVATEGEFTGWRTWIRDSFESHIGPFWHKIEGDGSVHSAFRVEKKHLNGSGNVHGGCFMAFADYCLFAIATHELDGPAVTTNFACDFLDAAREGELVECTGEVSRAGGSLIFLRGKLTSAGRPLFTFSGTIKRVKRKPALPANA, encoded by the coding sequence TTGCACGAATTGACCAAAGTCCCCTCCACCCGTCGTCCGGACCTGCATGTCGCCACCGAGGGCGAGTTCACGGGCTGGCGGACCTGGATTCGCGACAGTTTTGAGAGCCATATCGGCCCGTTCTGGCACAAGATCGAGGGTGACGGCAGCGTCCACTCGGCGTTCCGGGTCGAGAAAAAGCACCTCAACGGCTCCGGGAACGTCCATGGCGGCTGCTTCATGGCGTTTGCCGACTATTGCCTGTTCGCGATCGCGACCCACGAGCTGGACGGCCCGGCCGTGACAACCAATTTTGCCTGCGATTTCCTCGACGCGGCCCGCGAGGGCGAACTGGTCGAATGCACCGGCGAAGTCTCGCGGGCCGGCGGCTCGCTGATCTTCCTGCGCGGCAAGCTGACCTCGGCCGGCCGGCCGCTGTTCACGTTCTCGGGCACGATCAAGCGGGTCAAGCGGAAGCCGGCACTGCCGGCAAACGCATAG